A DNA window from Setaria viridis chromosome 2, Setaria_viridis_v4.0, whole genome shotgun sequence contains the following coding sequences:
- the LOC117846169 gene encoding hydroxyproline O-galactosyltransferase GALT6, producing MAISCSNHNSFHSKAAVWQHLINNQSPVSAIDLAVGGRPAPSSFSLPSCSSPPALAARRSSPTRRERRSWGVRFFFFLAAMRRAAWVGGGSITFRRRVMEGLAAVLLLYALVVLALESPLVSAPLPGGAAAVARKLHLSAAGAVARSAPARPAKEPRPAVVVAGPSARARGRDRDRDRLSRFATGLDLRLLDTARSGPLRGQIADAVAAGARVFAELEGLDGANATTLATPSGGGGEGGGEPPPARCPQSITLSAEELRARGRVVELPCGLALGSHVTVAATPRAPHEERDPAIAVIRDGEAPAIVSQFMVELQGLRAVDGEDPPRVLHFNPRLRGDWSGRPVIEQNTCYRMNWGTAHRCEGWRSRPDEETVDGLVKCEKWIRDDDEHSIKSKTAWWLNRLIGQKKEVNLDWPFPFVEGQLFVLTLSAGLEGYHVSVDGRHVTSFPYRTGFVLEDATGLFLNGDLDVHSVVAGSLPTTHPSFAPQNYLEFSTVWQALPLPDEPVEIFIGILSSANHFAERMGVRKTWMSAVRKSPNMVARFFVALHGRKEVNVELKKEADFFGDIVFVPFLDNYDLVVMKTLAICEYGVNVVSAKYVMKCDDDTFVRVDSVITEIKKVPSGRSLYMGSINIQHRPLRHGKWAVTYEEWPEEVYPAYANGPGYILSSDIADFIMSEFTKQGLTLFKMEDVSMGLWVEQFNRTRPVEYIHSSKFCPYGCTDDYYTAHYQSPRLMLCMWQKLLEGRPGCCNVR from the exons ATGGCTATCTCCTGCAGTAATCACAATTCCTTCCATAGCAAAGCTGCCGTTTGGCAGCACCTCATTAATAATCAATCGCCCGTTTCCGCCATTGATTTAGCAGTAGGAGGCCGCCCCGCTCCCTCCTCGTTCTCCCTCCCCTCATGCTCCTCCccgcccgccctcgccgcgcgccgtaGCAGCCCGACCCGACGCGAGCGGCGGTCGTGGGGggttaggttttttttttttctcgcggCGATGCGGAGGGCGGCGTGGGTCGGTGGCGGGTCCATCACCTTCCGCCGCCGCGTGATGGAGGGGCTGGCAGCGGTGCTGCTCCTGTACGCGCTCGTCGTGCTCGCCCTCGAGTCCCCGCTCGTGTCCGCCCCGCtcccgggcggcgccgccgccgtcgcgcggaAGCTCCACCTctccgccgcgggcgccgtGGCGCGCTCCGCCCCCGCGCGCCCCGCCAAGGAGCCCCGCCCCGCGGTCGTTGTCGCCGGCCcgtcggcgcgcgcgcggggacgGGACCGGGATCGGGACCGGCTCTCCCGCTTCGCCACCGGGCTCGACCTCCGCCTACTCGACACCGCCCGCTCCGGCCCGCTCCGCGGCCAGATAGCCGACGCCGTCGCGGCTGGCGCCCGCGTGTTCGCCGAGCTCGAGGGCCTCGACGGCGCCAACGCCACCACCCTCGCGACgccctccggcggcgggggcgaagGAGGGGGAGAGCCGCCCCCCGCCAGGTGCCCGCAGTCGATCACGCTCTCCGCGGAGGAGCTCCGGGCGCGGGGCCGCGTGGTGGAGCTCCCCTGCGGGCTCGCGCTGGGGTCCCACGTCACGGTGGCCGCGACGCCCCGGGCGCCGCACGAGGAGCGGGACCCCGCGATCGCGGTGATCAGGGACGGGGAGGCGCCGGCCATCGTGTCGCAGTTCATGGTGGAGCTGCAAGGGCTCAGggccgtcgacggcgaggaCCCGCCCCGCGTGCTCCACTTCAACCCGCGCCTCCGCGGGGACTGGAGCGGCAGGCCGGTGATCGAGCAGAACACGTGCTACCGCATGAACTGGGGCACCGCGCACCGCTGCGAGGGATGGAGGTCGCGCCCCGATGAGGAGACTG TGGATGGGCTGGTGAAGTGTGAGAAGTGGATTCGGGACGACGACGAGCACTCTATAAAATCAAAGACAGCATGGTGGCTGAATCGGCTGATCGGGCAGAAGAAGGAGGTCAATCTCGACTGGCCATTTCCTTTTGTGGAGGGCCAGTTATTTGTTCTGACTCTCAGCGCTGGGTTGGAGGGTTACCATGTGAGCGTCGACGGGCGACATGTGACTTCGTTTCCTTACCGCACT GGGTTTGTGCTTGAGGATGCCACAGGTTTGTTCCTGAATGGGGACCTCGATGTGCATTCAGTGGTTGCAGGGTCTTTGCCCACTACACACCCAAGCTTTGCACCACAGAACTATCTGGAGTTTTCTACTGTTTGGCAGGCCCTTCCTCTGCCTGATGAGCCAGTTGAGATTTTCATTGGCATCCTGTCATCTGCCAATCATTTTGCTGAGCGGATGGGCGTGAGGAAGACATGGATGTCTGCTGTCCGCAAGTCACCAAACATGGTGGCTCGGTTTTTCGTTGCATTG CATGGCAGAAAGGAAGTGAACGTGGAGTTGAAAAAGGAGGCAGATTTTTTTGGGGACATTGTTTTTGTGCCGTTTCTGGACAACTATGATCTTGTTGTTATGAAGACTCTTGCAATATGCGAGTATGGG GTGAATGTTGTCTCTGCTAAATATGTAATGAAGTGCGATGATGATACTTTTGTGAGAGTTGATTCAGTAATCACTGAAATAAAGAAGGTACCAAGTGGCAGAAGTCTCTACATGGGGAGCATTAATATCCAACACAGGCCATTACGCCATGGGAAATGGGCCGTGACTTATGAG GAGTGGCCAGAAGAGGTGTATCCAGCATATGCAAATGGCCCTGGGTATATTTTATCATCCGATATTGCAGATTTTATCATGTCAGAATTCACAAAGCAAGGATTGACG